The Salvelinus fontinalis isolate EN_2023a chromosome 13, ASM2944872v1, whole genome shotgun sequence DNA segment tcattgtgcatagagttgtatggttgaAATTTTGGTTTGgcaaacatttttaaagtgaATGATCTGAGTCAATGGGAATTGCCCATGTCTTTTAAAATTGTAGTCAACCAGTAAGGTTATTAGTGAATAGCGAGGCACAGAGAGATTGGTGTTCACTTCCATGTCTGCTTATCGAAGCTCTCTACCGGTCAGGTCATGTTTAGAAACATTTTTTTATAAACCACTATTGAAGGTGGGGAAATGTAATTCTGGGAAGACGCATAATAGCAGCATGCTGTTCCTTAGAAGAATGTGGTTTGCTTGCCTGGAAACCTGCAGGAGGGGAATTAACTTTACTGGAAGTACCCGAGTAGGAGGAAACAAATTAGTGTGGCACCGTACAGACATGTAACGTATCAACTTGACTAAATACGCACATGAGAGCTAATCAGTCAGTTCGTTATCACAGAGACGGTTGGTTGGCTAACAAGGGATCCGCACGGAACAAAGTAAAGCAACAAACAGCTAGATTAAACTGTAGCCTATTATTTCCCATAGTCACTCATCAATCTGCTTCCCCTCTGTTTGATCATAGGATCTCTCCTGCTCCGTCTCAACTCTTCGCCGCTCTGCTCAGTCAACCTCTTCAGCTTCGCAGCTCCCTCCGCAGACGTGACCATGGTAGACAAGATGGCCTCCTTTGGCCGGATCTTGTTGCGACGCAGGGTACTGGACTGCTCCGATGAGGGAAGCCGCTTCGCCCGCTGCCTCTCCACACTGGACCTGGTGGCGCTGGGGGTGGGCTCTACGCTAGGGGCAGGGGTGTACGTCCTGGCTGGTGAGGTAGCCAGGGAGAAGGCTGGTCCTGCCATCGTGCTCTGCTTCCTCATCGCTGCGCTCTCCTCCATGCTGGCCGGACTCTGTTACGCCGAGTTTGGCGCCCGCGTACCCAAGACTGGTTCGGCGTACCTGTACAGCTACGTGACGGTTGGCGAGATCTGGGCTTTCATCACGGGGTGGAACCTCATCCTCTCCTATGTCCTCGGTGAGTTAGTAGATTGGAAATTGTGTCCGTTTTCAAAGGCTTTTGCGTTGAGCCACAATGTTCACTGTGGTTagtctctagtctgccttatCCTCTTGAGTTTGGGTGACGGTTTCCATGACGTTAACTTCTTCTCCATGGTCCTTTTTAGGTACAGCCAGTGTGGCCCGAGCCTGGAGCTCTAATGTCGATAGCCTGGTGGAGCAGAGGATATCAGACTTCTTCAGGTCGTCCATGGCCATGAACGTCCCGGGGGGCGTGCTGGCTGAATACCCAGACCTGTTTGCGCTCATCCTCGTGCTCTTATTAACCGGTGAGGACTTCAGTCAACCAAAATGTATAGTGCTGGGGGAGGCAGCACATAAGTTATAGCCTCATTGTAAAAACTTGCATGTATTGTAACGTACATGTGCCTAATGCGACTTGATTTGTGTTTCCTAACGCCATACTGTTGCTTCTTCCAGGGCTGCTGGCGTTTGGCGTGAGTGAGTCGGCTCTGGTGAATAAGATCTTCACGGGGGTCAACCTGGTGGTGCTGGGCTTCGTCATCATCTCAGGCTTTGTGAAGggagacacaaacaactggaaCCTTACTTTGGATGACTTTAACAACACCTACCGTGTCATCAACGCCAATATCACCAACGCGTCCAGCTTATCCAAAGAGTGAGTCCTCCAATACAGATTAATACCAGCTGAGATTTAGCCAGGGATTCCATTATAGGGCACTGGTATTGACTAAATCATGCTttcatgtgtctagctgtgttttAATCTCTGCACTTGGCTTCAGAAATAAAACCGTATAATTGCTGCCTCTGTCCCTCAGGGTTGTGGATAAGACGTTTGGCACAGGTGGTTTTGCTCCGTTTGGCCTCCGTGGCATTTTGTCTGGTGCCGCCACGTGTTTCTATGCCTTTGTGGGGTTCGACTGCATCGCCACGACAAGTGAGTTATTTACTGTGCTCCAAAGCTAAACATTAGAAAGGACCACGTCGTTTGTTCTCAGTAGATTGAGCGTTCACTTACATGCCACTTAATCAAAATGTAGCTTTTTTAATATGGTGGCCAATTTTCGCTAAATAGTTGGAATGTATAGTTCTACTTGGTTGTTACTCTCTCATAGTTCCAGACAAATAAATGTTGTGCCTTGTCGTCGTCCCCCCCCAGGCGAAGAGGCTAAGAACCCAACGCGCTCCATCCCTGTGGGCATCGTGGCCTCTCTGCTCATCTGTTTCTTCGCCTACTTCGGGGTGTCTGCGGCCCTCACCCTCATGATGCCCTACTACCTGCTGGACACCAAGAGCCCCCTGCCAAAGGCCTTCATCCACATAGGCTGGCCTGCTGCTCACTACATCGTGGCTGTGGGCTCCCTCTGTGCTCTCTCCACCAGGTCAGTTAGGCTGATAGACCGCACTATGGCTACTGTTCTGTAGCTCCCTTGTCTTCTACACTCCTCAGTACTTGGTGTTCTTGTCAAGCTATCAAATGCACTCCctttgttacgtgtgtgtgtatataatgttgGTTTTGTTGTCCTCCTAGCCTGCTTGGGTCCATGTTCCCCATGCCGAGGGTGATCTACGCCATGGCAGAGGATGGGCTCCTGTTCCGTGGCCTGTCCCGCATGAACACGCGCACCAAGACGCCCCTGATGGCCACCATCGTCTCTGGCTGTGTGGCATGTGAGTtcagccctccaccctctctctcttcattcatcTGGTTCTGCTCTACTACCTCTGGGTTCCACTGTAGTCAACTCCTGCTGTTATGTTTTTGTTTACGTATGAATCTATGAATGTGCAGCAGGAGGGAAGCTTGTCGAAATAGACCCTTTGATCAGTGGAATGCTTTTTAAAAgtgttatttttttcttcattGTTTTTGAGTGCCGGAATAACTAGAGTAAATAACCAACTGAAGGGATGTGGATTGTGTTTTCTATAGTATGTATGATGGTAATGCTCATTGTCtcctctccctgtagctctgATGGCCTTCTTCTTTGACCTGGCTGCCCTGGTTGACCTCATGTCCATAGGGACACTGCTGGCCTACTCACTAGTGGCCATCTGTGTGCTCATCCTCAGGTGGGTGACGACTTGTACCGCTTTTTCTTTTAAACATACTATAATGCCAAACGCCGCATTTTTGTGGTGTTGAAATTATGATTTGTCTCCAATTCTGTGATTTGCTTATGGTGTTTGACATTCTCAGTGTGACTCTCATGGTCCAGGAAACTGACCTGCTCTTCCCTCCCGTCCAGGTACCAGCCGGGCACCCTGAGCTCGTCCAGTCAGAGTGAGAAGCTGGTGGAGCTGGTGGGAGGGGAGAAGGTGGCCGTGTCCGGGCGAGACAGCGGTGACGAGTACGGCCTGGATCTGGAGGACGGACCCCTCCGGGAGACGTTCACCCCccgcctcctcttcttccccagCGGGAATCTACCCACTAAGATCTCTGGGAACATCGTCTATGCCACCACGGCCATTATCTGTGAGTGAcgcctcttctctttctctctcacttatGACGTTGTAATGCAGTTGCCCACGGGTCGTTTTCAAAGCGGCTCTTTTTAGAGAAAGCACATTTTGATTCTCTCTTCGTCCTCTCTAGCGGTGTTCATCACTGTGCTGTGTGTGGTGTTGGCGGGGAAGCTGGATGAGTTGATCGAGGTTCAGCCTGTGTGGGTCACGGTGTGTGTAGTACTGGCCTTGCTTTGTGCCCTTTGTGTCGTCATCATCTGGAGGCAACCCGAGAGCAAGGAAGCCCTCACCTTCAAGGTTAGTTTCTGGATACTTCAGTGTTTGTTCACTGCTTACAACCAATTCATAATACAACTTGTACGCAGTAAAACGACTAACTTGtttcttacccccccccccccaggtgcccTTGTTGCCTTGGCTGCCTCTGTTCAGTGTCTTTGTCAACATCTACCTCATGATGCAGCTGGACCTGGCTACGTGGTGCTGCTTTGCTGTTTGGATGGGCATTGGTGAGTTGGATTACATTATACAGAGTAGGAAATGTTTCTAAATTCACAATAGAATCACATGTTAATCACGGAATCCGCTATAGGGAAAAACCATCTGCCCCATGGTCAATGTAATTGCAGTGcatattctgctgttctatcGCTCGTGCAATGAtgtcggagggggggggggggaaactgtTTGTTTGCAGTGACTTTGTAATATAGCAAACAGACTTGGCAGATTCACCATTTTTAAAGATTCCCTCTTTAATTCAGTCAACTTaattcctctctttttctccttccCTCAGGATTTGCAATCTACTTCTGCTACGGGATCTGGCACAGCAGCGAGGCAGCCAACAGCACCCCCCGGAAATACGAGCCTGCCCTCCAGATCAAGAAGAAGCCCATCTACCTGGGGAGAGACGAGAGTGAGGCGGAGGGGATGAGCCCCTGAACGGCTAGGGGCTGGAGGAAACCCCACACGTTATACCTCTGAAGTGAAGGCAGACAATTCAACTTGACACTGCAATGTGTGTGTCTAGATTTGTTGCCTTTCATTTTTGGGAGATCTGTCTTACACTTTATTGGACAGTTTATGAGTAATACTTTCAACACTTAATGTTTCTATTAACATTACTagtgattttttaaatgtatttattaaccGTTAGTCTCTTCCTAGTTGGTGGCTGTGGCCGTGCCTCCAATTGTTAGCCCCCGGGGGCCCCCAGCAGCTATATGAAGTACAGCTGTACAGGATCTGTTGGTTAGGGCCATGTGTATTACTgggtaccagtgtgtctgtgggGTTTACGGCCTTGGTCAGGGCCTCCGTAGACTTGTTAACGGTGTCGAGGCCCAACGCGGGCGTTTTTTGGGATGACTGTCTTAGACGAGCTGTTCTCCACCTGCCAAAGAGCAACCTATTTAACAGGACTTTGTGCACCTTGTTGC contains these protein-coding regions:
- the LOC129869080 gene encoding cationic amino acid transporter 3-like, which codes for MVDKMASFGRILLRRRVLDCSDEGSRFARCLSTLDLVALGVGSTLGAGVYVLAGEVAREKAGPAIVLCFLIAALSSMLAGLCYAEFGARVPKTGSAYLYSYVTVGEIWAFITGWNLILSYVLGTASVARAWSSNVDSLVEQRISDFFRSSMAMNVPGGVLAEYPDLFALILVLLLTGLLAFGVSESALVNKIFTGVNLVVLGFVIISGFVKGDTNNWNLTLDDFNNTYRVINANITNASSLSKEVVDKTFGTGGFAPFGLRGILSGAATCFYAFVGFDCIATTSEEAKNPTRSIPVGIVASLLICFFAYFGVSAALTLMMPYYLLDTKSPLPKAFIHIGWPAAHYIVAVGSLCALSTSLLGSMFPMPRVIYAMAEDGLLFRGLSRMNTRTKTPLMATIVSGCVASLMAFFFDLAALVDLMSIGTLLAYSLVAICVLILRYQPGTLSSSSQSEKLVELVGGEKVAVSGRDSGDEYGLDLEDGPLRETFTPRLLFFPSGNLPTKISGNIVYATTAIISVFITVLCVVLAGKLDELIEVQPVWVTVCVVLALLCALCVVIIWRQPESKEALTFKVPLLPWLPLFSVFVNIYLMMQLDLATWCCFAVWMGIGFAIYFCYGIWHSSEAANSTPRKYEPALQIKKKPIYLGRDESEAEGMSP